Proteins from a genomic interval of Anomalospiza imberbis isolate Cuckoo-Finch-1a 21T00152 chromosome 18, ASM3175350v1, whole genome shotgun sequence:
- the CMKLR1 gene encoding chemerin-like receptor 1 translates to MAFPNQSDYLDGLNNNYSDYQDYSYDDTGSARADPAHDPKDITRILSVIIYSVSCVLGILGNGLVIAIITLKMKKSVNAVWFLNLAVADFLFNIFLPINIAYTAMSYHWIFGTVMCKLNSFLLILNMYTSVLLLTTISFDRYVSVVFPVWSQNHRSTNLAYGVCVIIWTVGIVMSCPSLVFRDTMQIRNSVICFSNFSLSWNKSYKGLSLMRHRTVNITRFLAGYILPITIITFCYIAIVFNLRRNRLAKSKKPFKIIVTIIVTFFLCWSPYHLLNLLETVPDTVPRSVFEIFIPLTTALAASNSCMNPVLYVFMGQDFKKFKVTLLSRLVNALSEETGHSSIVHRSFSKVSSMTEKETTVV, encoded by the coding sequence ATGGCGTTTCCCAACCAGTCCGATTACTTGGATGGCCTCAATAATAACTACAGCGACTACCAGGACTACTCCTATGACGACACCGGCAGCGCACGGGCAGACCCGGCCCACGACCCCAAGGACATCACCAGGATCCTGTCCGTCATCATCTACAGCGTGTCCTGCGTGCTGGGCatcctgggcaacggcctcgTTATCGCCATCATCACCCTGAAGATGAAGAAGTCAGTCAACGCGGTCTGGTTTCTCAACCTGGCCGTGGCCGACTTCCTCTTCAACATCTTCCTGCCCATCAACATCGCCTACACGGCCATGAGCTACCACTGGATCTTTGGCACGGTCATGTGCAAGCTGAactccttcctcctcatcctcaacATGTACACGAGCGTCCTGCTGCTCACCACCATCAGCTTTGATCGCTACGTGTCCGTGGTGTTCCCGGTGTGGTCGCAGAACCACCGCTCCACCAACCTGGCCTACGGGGTTTGTGTGATCATCTGGACCGTGGGCATCGTCATGAGCTGCCCCTCGCTCGTCTTCCGGGACACGATGCAGATACGCAACTCCGTGATTTGTTTCAGCAACTTCTCCCTCTCCTGGAATAAATCCTACAAAGGGCTGTCTCTGATGAGGCACCGCACTGTGAACATCACCAGGTTCCTGGCTGGGTACATcctccccatcaccatcatcaccTTCTGTTACATCGCCATTGTCTTCAACCTGCGCCGGAACCGCCTGGCAAAGTCCAAGAAGCCCTTCAAGATCATTGTCACCATCATTGTCACCTTCTTCCTCTGTTGGAGTCCCTACCACCTGCTGAACCTGCTGGAGACGGTGCCCGACACAGTCCCCCGGTCTGTGTTTGAGATCTTCATCCCGCTCACCACGGCTCTGGCAGCCTCCAACAGCTGCATGAACCCCGTCCTCTACGTCTTCATGGGCCAGGACTTCAAGAAGTTCAAGGTGACCCTCCTTTCCAGGCTGGTGAATGCCCTCAGCGAGGAGACAGGACACTCCAGCATTGTGCACAGGAGCTTCTCCAAGGTCTCCTCCATGACTGAGAAAGAGACAACGGTTGTCTAA